The Lucilia cuprina isolate Lc7/37 chromosome 5, ASM2204524v1, whole genome shotgun sequence genome includes a window with the following:
- the LOC111677115 gene encoding protein swallow codes for MSLQDESFPYDDDLEFSRNSGKNFVFPHHKPRRPSGLANKEPEEEHDHVDQHISNNTNISTSSSIHQQDESTQSSNDFCPPSETSGKTNASEPNDLQESQNKKSEFIRHNPNKSISYQDIHSEYTKKRFKHVESKVGQYIANIKAQDEKRRNSGKFQRHRSMPDTLHGTEKARTDLNNDSKIHNELRRSTNDLDRICDQSDTEIYDNLTATTSSLSNRDLGSDAGILLDKQTYEQLLSDKERKDYLQTKLEEKNAENCRLKQNLDTMRIEYSMCKDKLKQQTQAQRFSGSFGSINAAASLGRTSLQCLLYPPESRDKSTQTDRMLTPSPVPPLAKQGNDIFATPLTPDSNNNSFNHAAVGMLAPAAHKVSKTVATIQPLSLNFSNLLEQESRDFNSSNINTTMGFLRHRSNSMTARKKSTPLPANISKVSSVGSGGAPSSSDSAIDIEVAELSPKNQRQSRREEFIYYEQRSQRYSVLETRNAGRSYTDSQANSTPRNSITIEDGGMGSSSNTRRNLHKRHNLRSRMMRFFGACTKCEDPNMSLESVDKLQHSQIPLLEKSTQNYCRNVR; via the exons atgagCTTACAAGACGAAAGTTTTCCCTATGATGATGATTTAGAATTTTCACGTAATTCaggtaaaaattttgtatttcctCACCATAAACCACGACGTCCCAGCGGTTTGGCAAATAAGGAACCAGAAGAAGAACATGACCATGTTGATCAGCATATTTCAAACAACACGAATATTTCAACATCTTCCTCCATACACCAGCAAGATGAATCGACACAGTCATCTAATGATTTTTGTCCACCATCCGAGACTAGTGGCAAAACAAATGCCAGTGAACCAAATGATTTGCAAG AatctcaaaataaaaaatctgaatTCATACGCCACAATCCCAACAAATCAATTTCCTATCAGGACATACACTCTGAATACACCAAGAAACGTTTCAAACATGTCGAAAGTAAAGTTGGTCAATACATTGCCAATATAAAGGCCCAAGATGAGAAACGTCGAAATTCTGGTAAATTTCAAAGACATCGTTCTATGCCCGACACACTGCATGGAACTGAAAAAGCAAGAACCGACCTTAACAATGACTCTAAAATACATAATGAGCTGCGTCGCAGTACTAACGATTTAGATCGTATATGTGATCAGAGTGATACTGAAATCTATGATAATCTTACGGCTACAACATCATCACTATCCAATCGTGATTTGGGTTCCGATGCTGGCATCTTATTGGACAAGCAAACCTATGAACAATTGCTGAGTGACAAGGAGCGCAAAGATTATTTGCAAACAAAGTTGGAGGagaaaaatgctgaaaattgtCGCTTGAAACAGAATTTGGACACAATGCGTATTGAATATTCTATGTGTAAAGATAAACTGAAACAGCAGACTCAAGCACAACGATTTTCTGGTTCATTTGGTAGTATAAATGCTGCCGCTTCTCTGGGTCGTACCTCTCTACAATGTTTGCTATATCCCCCAGAGAGTAGAGACAAGTCTACACAAACAGATAGAATGTTAACGCCTTCACCCGTGCCTCCGCTTGCAAAACAAGGCAATGATATATTTGCCACACCTTTAACACCAGATTCCAATAACAATTCATTTAATCATGCTGCCGTGGGTATGTTAGCACCAGCCGCCCATAAAGTCTCAAAAACTGTGGCCACTATACAACCACTTTCATTGAATTTCAGTAATCTATTGGAGCAAGAAAGCCGTGATTTTAATAGCAGTAATATAAATACAACCATGG GATTCCTACGTCATCGTTCCAATTCTATGACAGCACGTAAAAAATCCACTCCTTTACCCGCAAACATTTCAAAAGTCAGTTCAGTTGGCAGCGGTGGGGCGCCTAGTAGCAGTGACTCAGCCATAGACATAGAAGTTGCCGAGTTATCACCTAAAAATCAAAGACAAAGTCGTCGTGAAGAATTTATATATTATGAACAACGTTCTCAACGCTATTCTGTTCTAGAGACTCGTAATGCTGGTAGAAGCTACACGGATAGCCAGGCTAATTCAACCCCTAGAAATAGTATTACCATTGAGGACGGCGGCATGGGTTCGAGTAGTAATACGCGTAGAAATTTACACAAACGCCATAATTTACGTTCACGCATGATGCGTTTTTTTGGCGCCTGTACGAAATGTGAAGATCCCAATATGTCTTTAGAATCCGTCGATAAACTTCAACACTCGCAGATTCCacttttggaaaaaagtacACAGAATTATTGCCGTAATGTGCGTTGA